The proteins below come from a single Zea mays cultivar B73 chromosome 8, Zm-B73-REFERENCE-NAM-5.0, whole genome shotgun sequence genomic window:
- the LOC100382780 gene encoding Nuclear pore complex protein NUP62, with protein sequence MATSFGFGSSATAGSTASSPFSSTPSAFSFSQPASASSPAPAFGSSLFSSSSAAASSAPTFGSSLFRASSAAAAPASSPAFGFGSTFSFGQSMAAASSAASAPSLFGATPASSAGTTLSLFGAATSAASSPGFFGATSTAASSPGLFGASATGSAATSPSLFGGTSGLFGGTSSAATTPSPFGATSSTAATVSPFGAASSAASTPSLFSGGATGFSFGSSASGSTTTTAAAPAPSFGFSFNSGPAASSTASTPTSAPALGFGGATGSSLFGSTTSAPLFSTTTASSPASAATTTPSFGFSSSPATTASAPSFGFTPSSGSATTANTAPSLFSSSATTLTTPASSSSTGFSLATSQAAPAPSLFSTSAIGSSSVTTPGFSFGSSSAASTPTLASVFATGSSTVPSAAAASAASGSSFPAVSTSGFSFAVAPSSSAAAATATTTTVTSASTSAGMTTTAPLTGTTGFPNFNLQTTTPASTSSPTLAFGVSTTAASSSATSTTTQATSSAVQVSSTGPTTTTSITPAASQAPKLPSEIVGKNVEEIIRDWNNELQDRTAKFRKHATAIAEWDKRILQNRNVLIRLEAEVAKVVETQTGLERQLELIETHQREVDKALQSMEEEAERVFQDERVLLHEDGAASARDTMYEQAEVVEHELQHMTEQVKSIIQTMNATQGGELESADSMTPFDVAVRILDNQLRSLMWIDEKVNEFSGRIQRLPNNSVSAERDSGIPRFWLS encoded by the exons ATGGCGACCTCCTTCGGTTTCGGCAGCTCCGCGACCGCGGGCTCCACGGCCTCCTCCCCCTTCTCCTCCACCccatcagccttctccttctcccagCCGGCGTCTGCCTCCTCCCCTGCCCCCGCCTTTGGCTCCTCCCTCTTCTCCTCATCCTCCGCCGCCGCTTCTTCTGCTCCAACTTTTGGGTCCTCCCTGTTCAGGGCCTCGTCCGCCGCCGCCGCACCCGCCTCCTCTCCCGCTTTCGGATTCGGATCCACCTTCTCGTTCGGTCAGTCCATGGCGGCGGCCTCATCGGCCGCGTCCGCGCCATCCCTTTTCGGTGCAACGCCCGCATCCTCCGCTGGAACAACCCTTAGCTTATTCGGCGCTGCTACCTCCGCCGCAAGCAGCCCTGGGTTCTTCGGCGCCACCTCCACTGCCGCAAGCAGCCCCGGCCTCTTCGGTGCGTCCGCCACTGGCTCTGCGGCAACCTCCCCGAGTCTGTTCGGTGGCACCTCGGGCCTATTCGGCGGGACTTCCTCCGCAGCGACCACCCCGAGCCCATTCGGGGCCACCTCTTCCACGGCGGCGACAGTTAGTCCGTTCGGCGCCGCCTCTTCTGCTGCGTCCACTCCAAGCCTCTTCTCTGGAGGGGCCACGGGATTTAGCTTTGGCTCGTCGGCGTCCGGTTCCACCACTACCACGGCCGCCGCCCCGGCACCATCATTTGGCTTCTCGTTCAACTCGGGGCCGGCCGCGTCAAGCACTGCATCCACGCCGACATCAGCACCGGCTTTAGGGTTTGGCGGCGCCACTGGCTCGTCGCTGTTCGGGTCCACCACCTCTGCGCCCCTCTTCAGTACCACCACCGCTTCTTCTCCAGCGTCTGCTGCGACCACCACGCCATCCTTTGGGTTCTCTTCTTCGCCAGCAACAACCGCTTCCGCCCCATCGTTTGGCTTTACACCATCATCAGGAAGCGCGACGACCGCGAACACGGCTCCTTCTTTGTTTTCATCATCCGCCACCACACTAACCACACCGGCGTCCTCGTCCTCCACTGGCTTCTCCTTGGCCACTTCGCAGGCTGCACCTGCTCCCTCATTGTTCTCTACCAGTGCAATAGGTAGCTCGTCTGTCACTACGCCTGGATTTTCCTTTGGTTCATCTTCGGCAGCTTCTACACCAACTTTAGCCTCTGTGTTTGCAACTGGTTCCTCCACTGTGCCATCAGCGGCTGCAGCTTCTGCAGCATCTGGGTCGTCGTTCCCAGCTGTTTCTACCAGTGGTTTTAGTTTTGCAGTTGCGCCATCATCATCAGCAGCTGCAGCTACTGCCACTACCACCACTGTCACAAGTGCTTCTACATCTGCAGGCATGACAACCACGGCTCCTTTGACTGGAACAACGGGGTTTCCAAATTTTAATCTTCAAACAACTACCCCAGCTTCTACCTCATCTCCCACACTGGCATTTG GTGTTTCTACTACTGCTGCTAGCTCATCAGCCACCAGCACCACAACTCAAGCAACTTCCTCAGCTgttcaagtcagcagcacagg TCCGACTACTACTACATCTATCACTCCAGCAGCATCCCAAGCACCTAAGCTACCATCAGAAATTGTTGGCAAAAATGTTGAGGAG ATTATTAGGGACTGGAACAATGAGCTTCAAGACCGTACTGCAAAATTCAGGAAACATGCCACCGCAATAGCTGAATGGGATAAGAGAATTCTGCAAAACAGAAATGTTCTTATTAGGCTTGAG GCTGAGGTGGCTAAAGTTGTTGAAACACAAACAGGCTTGGAGCGTCAACTTGAATTGATAGAAACTCATCAACGAGAG GTAGACAAGGCTCTACAGAGTATGGAGGAGGAAGCTGAACGCGTATTCCAGGATGAACGAGTGTTACTTCATGAAGATGGAGCTGCTTCAGCAAGAGATACTAT GTATGAACAAGCAGAAGTTGTGGAGCATGAACTGCAACATATGACAGAACAAGTAAAATCCATCATTCAGACTATGAATGCTACTCAG GGTGGTGAGCTCGAGTCCGCTGATAGTATGACACCATTTGATGTTGCTGTCCGAATACTGGATAATCAACTGCGTTCCCTGATGTGGATTGATGAGAAG GTTAATGAGTTCTCTGGCAGAATACAGAGGCTGCCTAACAACAGCGTTTCAGCCGAACGTGACTCTGGAATTCCCAGGTTTTGGTTAAGCTGA